CAAATCAGCCCAAACATGCTGCAATTTCTCTTGCAGGGGAACCCACATTGTATCCCTATCTTCCAGAACTTGTTGATGAATTTTCAAGAAATGGTATTACGACCTTTGTGGTGACCAATGGAACAAATCCTGAAATGGTTGAAAGAATCAATCCAACCCAGCTGTATATGAGCCTGGATGCACCTGATAGAGAAACATATAATTCAGTTTGTTCTCCTAGATCATCAGATTACTGGGAAAATATCAAGATGTCACTTGAGATTCTTGGAAGAAAAACTGAAAGAACTGCCGTTCGTGTAACCCTGATAAAGGGAGTGAACATGTTCGATCCTGCAGGATATGCCCGTCTTCTTGAAATGGCAGATCCTGATTTTGTTGAACTTAAGGCCTATATGCATCTTGGTTTTTCCAGAAGGCGCCTTCCAAGGGATGCAATGCCCTCACATGATGAAGTATTTTCCTTTGCACACAAGGTTGCAAATGAAATGGGATATGAGATAATAGATGATGTGGAAACAAGCAGGGTCGTACTTCTGTCAAAATCCGAACAAGAAAGTTATCTTTTCTAACAATATTTTTTGATCATAATCTATATTTACCACGACAGCTACATAACCTAGGAATTAGCATGTATAGATAGTACCATAGATAGTATCCTGGTTGACATTCTGTTAAATTTACAGAATTATTGGTCGCAGTATAGCCGATAACTGCATCTGTTATTCAAAAATTTATCATACTGAATTACTTTTATCACGGAGCATCATTAAAATGTCAGAACAATCTGCACATAAAAAATATGAATTTAAAAGAAAACTTGAACAACTGAAGAGCAAGAAGGGACGGGGTACTGAACTGGTTTCCCTTTATATTCCACCAGACAAACAGATATCAGATGTTGTATCCCAGCTTAAAGTGGAACACGGACAGGCATCAAACATCAAGTCAAAGGTTACAAGAAGCAATGTTCAGGGGGCACTTGATTCCCTGTTATCCCGACTGAAGTATCTGGAAGAGGTACCTGAGAATGGAATAATATATTTTACCGGTGCTGTGGATGTAGGAGCAAATAAGACCAGCATGGAAACAACAATAATTGAACCCCCCCAGCCAATTATTACATACAGGTATCACTGTGATTCAAGGTTCTACCTTGAACCTCTTGAGTCAATGCTTAAAGAAACCAAGACTTACGGGTTACTGGTTCTTGATAGACGTGAGGCCACAATAGGATTGCTTGTTGGAAAGCGTATAGAATCATACCGTCACCTGACCTCCACCGTTCCAGGTAAACAGAGAAAAGGAGGACAGAGTGCACAGAGATTCCAGCAGCTCAGGCTTATTGCCATACATGATTTCTACAAGAAGGTGGGAGAGGCTGCTAACGAAGTCTTTATGTCGGTAGATATGAATGATCTTGCAGGTGTACTTATAGGAGGACCATCGCCTACAAAGGAAGAATTTGATTCTGGAGAGTACCTGCATCATGAACTTGAAAAGAAAAAGGTAGGTCTTTTTGATGTTGCATATACTGATGAATCTGGATTGTCGGAATTGGTCAATGCAGCCAGTGAAAGACTCTATGACATTGATCTGATGGAAGAAAAAAGGGCTATGGAAAGGTTCTTTACAGAGCTGATATCAGAATCTGAAAAAGCAGCCTATGGAGAGGAAAATGTAAGAAAGAACCTTGAAATAGGTTCTGTTGAGGTCCTTCTCATATCTGAAGATCTAAGAGCTGAAAAAACAGTTATTGGATGCAGCTCATGTGGATATGAAAAGAAGTATACCATGCAGCTAAGGGCAGGTGAGATGACATCACAGAGTTCTGATTCAATTGGGAACTGCCCTGAATGTGGTTCACCGCTTGAGATAAAAGAAAAGGTTGATATTGTGGATGAACTATCAGATCTGGCTGATCAGATGGGTACAGAGGTGAAGTTCATATCCACGGAATTTGAAGAAGGTTCCCAGCTTATGAATGCCTTTGGAGGACTGGCTGCAATTTTAAGGTTTAGCACAGGTATCTGAAATATGGATTATCAGGTGATTTTTTGTTTTTAGAATTCAGAACAGAGGTAAAGTCAGTAATTGAAAAATCGCTGGATAAGTGTGGATTCAGGGCTGAAAACCTGGATCTTTCTCCATCCCAGCACGCCGATATTTCTTCAAGAGTTGCCTTCAGACTGGCATCTGCTGAGCGCAAGAATCCAAAAGAGATAGCAGAGAAGATCGTTGAAATGTGTGAGATTCCTGAGAATTCTTATATAGATCGAATAATATCGACAGGACCTTACATAAATATTTTTGCAAAACACAGGTACCTTGAAGACACCCTTGTCAGAATAAGGCAAGATCAAGGTCGGTTTGGTGGAGGCTTCTGTCAGGGCAGGATCATACTGGAGCACACGTCGGCAAATCCAAATGGGCCACTCCATGTGGGCCATATCAGAAATTCTGTTATAGGGGATACTCTGTACCGGATACTTAAACATGCAGGATATGATGTTGAAACACATTATTATGTAAATGATATGGGCAGGCAGATAGCAATTGTTTCATGGGCTCTGGCCAATTTTGATCTGGATGGGTCGAAGAAATCAGATCATGCTATTGCTGATGTATATATTCGTGCCAATGCTGAGCTTGAAAAGGATCCGGATAAAAAAATAGAAATCGATCGGCTTATGCAGCTTGTTGAGAGCGGTGATGTTGATACCATCAATCGCTTTGACAGAGCTGTGGATCATGCGATTGAGGGTATCAGAGAAACACTTTCAGTCATGAACATATATCATGATCAGTATGTCAGAGAATCTGACTTTGTTCGCTCCGGAGCAGTTTCAGATATTATTGAACAGCTAAAGTTACAGGGCAGAACAAAATTGAACGATGGTGCACTGGTAGTTGATCTTGAGGACCATGGTTTTGAAAAGAATCTGGTCATCCAGCGTTCAGATGGTACATCACTCTATACCACCCGTGATCTTGCATATCATGAATGGAAGGCCAGGCAGGCAGATAGGGTGATCGATGTGCTTGGAGCAGATCATAAACTGATATCCTCCCAGCTAAAGACTGTACTCAGTATCATCGGCAAACCTGAGCCCGAGATAATTATATTTGAATTTGTTTCCCTTCCGGAAGGCTCTATGAGTACCAGAAGAGGTAAATTTATCACAGCAGATGACCTGCTGGAACAGGTTGAAAGGCAGGCATTCTCAGAGGTTGACAGACGGCGTCCTGAAATGGGAGAAGGTTTCAAAAAAGAAGTTTCCAGGATGGTTGGAATGGCTGCGGTGAGATACGATATTGTCAAGGTATCTCCTGAAAAGTCTACTGTATTTGACTGGAAACAGGCCCTTGACTTTGAAAAGCAGGGCGGGCCATATATACAGTATTCACATGCACGTGCCTGCAGTATACTGAGAAAGGCAGAAGAGGAAGGTATATGGAATGCTGGAAATGCCTTTGATGGCTCTGTTCTTGTAGAGGATACAGAGATCGAACTTATCAGAAAAATGGCTGGTCTGGACCATGCAGTAGAAACTGCGTCACAGGAACTCAAACCAAATATAATTGCAATATATGCCCGGGAACTTGCTGATGCCTTTAATCAGTTCTACAGGTTTGTCCCTGTTCTCAGTTCAGAAGATGAGCAGTTGTGTAAAAGCAGACTTGCACTGGTTGATTGTTCTCGTATAGTTCTTTCAGAAATTCTGGATATTCTTGGTCTTGAAGCACCGGATTCAATGTAAAATAGAGATATCAGGCATTTTTTGCCTGATATACAGATTTTATCTGGCCATAATATCAAGTGCAATTTCAAGTACTCCATTTTTGCATGTTGATCTTGCACTGCTGGGATCTACCTTTACAGGAAGTTCCACGGTTTTTGCATATCGCATTCCATGGGCAAATGAAGCAATTTCCACACTATCATCTGAGATATAATATTCGATGTTCTCTTCATCGGTACCCATATCAGCTATCAGATATAGGGTATCTTCTGCTTCCAGTATATCGACGAATGGCTCTTTCTGGCCAACCAAAATCTGCTGATTGTTAAAAATTTTTGAAATATCAGGTACTGGCCCCTTAAATCCAAGAATCTCGGGTTTCTTTCCAGGATTCTGGATTATTGTAAAACCATATACAAGCGGTTTGTCAGGTGGCCTACTGGAGTTGTTTTCAAACATGCTGGTTATGTAGTTTATCAGCTGTTCGATATTTTCTATATGTTCTCCACCAAAATTATTTTCCTTATCATCAAAGGAGCGGCGTCTTTTATCTACCATGATCATCATTTCCTTCTGTAAGGATGATTCCGATCATTTTCTCTACGAATTTCAGAATCCCCGTTTGTTTTATTATATACGAACTAATTGTATATAAATCCCGCGTTACCGTTTAAGCTGTGCCTGATCCCTTATTGATTATGCTTTCCCACCTCACTACTATTATTTTTCTTTCATAATTTAAACATCTTTTGTTGGAGGCAGATAGAAACTTTTCAGGATCATTTTATTAATAATAGATATATGTCCATAACATTGGTACCTGTAGGGCCTGTTATCAACAGATTCCCGGTCTGTTTGAAATAATGATACGAATTGTTCTCAGCCAGATACTTTCCTGCATTAAGTCCTAATTTTTCCCCCTTCCCAATTGTCTGACCATCTGCAAAGGCACCGGCAGCATCTGTTGGTCCATCGGTTCCGTCAGTACCTGCACACAGCATCATAACGTTATTCATTCCTGCACATTCCATTGAAAAGGACAGGGCAAATTCCTGGCACCTTCCACCTTTACCATTCCCGGATACAGTTACAGTAGTTTCACCTCCGGCTATTATGCATGCAGGTAATGTTACGGGTCTGCTATGTTGTTCTTCCCTTGCGATTGCTGCAAAGACCCTGGCTACCTCTCTGGCTTCACCGGTAATAGTGGATGTAAGAACAATTGAATTATATCCAAGGTCAACTGCTACATCCACAGCACGGGATATTGCCAGTCTGTTGTTTGCAATGATATAATTATGGCATCTTTTAAATATAGCATCTTCTGGCTTTGGTGTTTCCCTGATAAGGCCGTCAGCACCTTCTTCAATAAACTTTTGTACAGCTAGAGGCAGCTGAATATTGTATCGTTCGATTATTTCCTTGCACTGGCTGAAAGTGGAAGTATCAGGAGCTGTGGGACCTGATGCAATAACATCCAGAGTATCTCCCACCACATCAGAGAGTATGAGGCTGATTGATTGTGCAGGATAACTCATTCTTGCAAGTCCACCACCTTTGATTGCTGAGAGATGCTTTCTGATAGCATTGAGCTCGCCAATAGTGGCTCCTGCCCTCAAAATAGTTTCTGTTGTGATCATCATGTCTTCAAGTGATATTCTTTCGTGAGGTAATGTAAGCAGTGCTGAACCACCACCTGATATCAGGTATATAACCAGATCCTTTTCACCGACTTTATCCAGCATGCTTCTCACTTTTCTGGCTGCAGATAATCCGTTCTGGTCAGGTACAGGATGTCCAGCCTCAAAAACAGGTATAAAATTTAAATTTGAGCCATAACCGTATTTGGTTATTGCAATCCCTTCAGAAATTCTATCTCCAAGTATTTTTTCTATAGCCTCTGCCATAGATACAGCAGCTTTTCCAAAAGCAATCACATAGATATTATTGAAGGAATCCAGATCATATCTTTTGCCTTCAATGCTAAGGATTTCTCCAGTCCTTTCAATGGCCCTAGTCACAGACCTACCCGGTTCAACAGATTTGATAGCTTCTGTAATTATCTGAGTGGCATCACTTTTAAGTGCCTCTGAATCACTATCCATAGCAAATCCTCCTGATCAGTCAGATGGAAGGATCTCTGTCATAACATCTCTAAATATTCTTGCGTTTTTCTTTATCTCACTCTCAGCTTCTGTAAGATTCATATCCTTACATTCTTCATAGAATGCAATAAATCTGGTAAGCCATAAAACCCTCAATGCGTCAATGATGACCGTGTTTTTCTCATCGCAATATCTGTTGAACATATGCCACACACAGCGAGCCCAATTATCGGCATCCAGAGGTTTGTTCTCTCTGATGGTGGCGCAGATATGATTCATTAATTCAGAGGGAAATGTTCCTTTGTAGATATCAGAGTATTCACCAAACCTGAGATTGACGGTTTCTTTCATTTTCTCTATATCCATTGTGATAGGTACCGGTGAAGGTCCGAAATACTCTGATGTTTCAATAAGGTCTCCACCTCTGTACCTGAAATTTCGGTCTGAATAATAGATTGCCAGATCAAACATCTCCCTTACGACCTGCCTGAACATTGGTATGATTGAAGATTCAGGTTCAACATATTTTGAGGTGGACTCATGAAGTTTAAGGCCAAGCATAGCTTCCCTGATCCTGTGATTTTCAGCAGCTGCAACACTTGTAATAAAAATATCTATTCCAAAGTCCGGAGGGAATAGCGGGTGCTGCCTGAGGGATTCAGCAAGTCTTTTTGAAATGCAGAACTCACCACCAATAGGCTGTCTAACATCAATTCCGTAATAGGCCATTGTGAATGGATACCCCAGGTTATTTGTAATCACACCATCGAATTTATCCCTTACATAGAATGGGACAACAAGACCCGTCCGTCCGTACAGTACAGGTCTTACCAGTTCCTGTATCCATTCACTTTTAATGGAAAGAAGGTCCCCATCTACAAATGCTACAGCCTTTGCATCCAGATGATGGGCAATCTCTATAACGGTACGCATACCATTTCCTTTACCCGGATCTCCCATCTGCTCTACTACCATCTTCTGTACCGGAGAGATATCAAACATCTCAGCCAGTTCTGCTGTTCTGTCAGTTGAGAAACCGTCCGAGACCACAACAAGTGTTCTGTATGGAGAGAGGTACTGCATCACCCCCTCACGAACAACGTTCATTACATGAAGTATTGTTGGTTCAACATTTTTGGTCTGTATTCCGATTACCACATCGACTTTTCCCACATTTTCCAGCTTATCTGAAATCCCCGCATTAAGTTCCATGCAGTTGTATTTGTTCTGAGATCATTTATAATTAATTATATAATATTTTTTTTCTGAAATATTAATAAATGTAAAACTCAATGACACAAAATTGATCCGGTGTTATTTTCAACAGTAATGCAGATATGAGCAATGGAGGACCTGGGATATCATTTGGCTGACAGGTCTGAAAGGGAGATAAAATCCTTTGTCTTGCAGATACTATCCAGTTTTTTGAGCTGGATATTTTCGGATTCAAACACGTTTTCTACTGTCCTTTCCACAGTATATGTAAGCTCATCAGGCTCCACTCCGGTTACAGCAGTCAGTAATTTCAGACCAGCCCCGTTATTTTCAGACTTTTCAAAGATATCAGATGCCGGTAAATCCTCAAAGGAAGTAAGACTTGTCTTTACCATATTTCCTGGAATATCAATAATAGCCTTCATATGGCCGATAAATAGAGGACTCTTGTTCATTACTTCTTCCTTGAGTTTGAGGAGAAGCTTTTCAGAAACAGATCTGGCTGTATCCAGATCAATCTCAGGCAGGAGCTCGAATTCTGCAGAGTATGTGGATATTTCTGACATCTCTATCGAATCCAGTCTGGATGCATTTTTCTGGGTATGACTGTCCCGGAAAATATTGCTGAACAGTTTCTGGAACCTTTCATCACTGATTCTGGCTGAGAATTGCATTATCTGTGCATCTTCATTGATCTCACGGAGTCTGTTGATAACTTCAGGTATTCTCTCAGGTGGGGCGATATCTATTTTGTTTATACCAATGATTTCTGCTTCTTCTATCTGTGTGACAATGAACTTAGGGATCTGCTTGAATTCAGTACTGAACCTTTTCCCATCTACAAGACAGATGATGGGTGCAAAGGTGATACCGGGAATGCCTATTGTTGCAAGATCGTCCCTTATCTGGGCAGGGAAAGCAATTCCCGTAGGTTCTATCAGCACAATATCGGGATCAAATTCTTCTTTAAGGGCCCTTAACGTATTTTCCACATCAATCCTGAGAGAGCAGCAGATACATCCGCTTGTAAGTTCACTTGTTCTGATTCCGGAACTGGATATGGTATCTCCGTCAATTCCGATTTCACCTATTTCGTTTACAATTATGGCTACTTTCTGATCATTTGTGCTTAACTGTCTTCCTAGATTGAGTATAGCTGTAGTCTTTCCACTTCCAAGAAATCCACCAATTATTGCTACTTTCACAAAATCACCTATTAATTATATATCGGTATTTTCTAATTATCAAATGGTACAGAAGCTTAATTCATACAATATTCATCCCTTGCCCTGACCAATGCCTTCAGATTTTTAATCGGGCTTCTGGGTGCTATTCCGCAGGAAGGGGCCAGTATATCCACATCTTTTTCCAGGCATTGCCTGGACTCCTTTATTACATTTTCAGGGGATGTGCTTAGGAGTGTCCTGTATGCAGATACATTTCCTGCTATTATTGCCCTGCCTGATATGATTTCACTGGCCTGTGACAGATCAATTGATTCCTCCAGGCTGATCCCATCAAACCCACACTCTGAGATAGCATCCAGAATAGGGAGAGCAGTTCCGCACATATGAATGATCTTTCTTCCCTTTATTCTATCTGCAAGCCTTTTATGCAGTGGCTGAACCAGTGATTCATACATGCCAGGATCCAGCAGATCAGGCCCGGCAATACCGTCTGCAACTGAAATGATATCTGCTCCACAGTCCAGTAATGCATCTGCATACTCTATGCATACATCAGTTGCAATCTGCATAATACTGTCAATATTTTCAGGGTTTAGTACAGACCATGTAAGAAAATTATACATACCAGTAAGATGGGCTGTGAGTGTGGCAGGCCCCTCCATTCCGGCAATAAGGGGTACATTGCCATCTGTTCTTTCTTCGAGAATACGGGTAGCTTCCAGTACTGAAGGAACTCTTTTTGCATTAAGGAGACCATCCGGATATATGACCTCATTTTTTTTATCAGAAAGAGGATGTGTTATCACAGAGGGCTGTACATCAATTCTTCCCATGTTCACATCACATCCCATTGCCTCTGCAAGAACTGTCAGACAGTATGGGTAGCGTACTGCCTCAAAACCTGCTATTGTATGCCCGGCCAGGGCAAGTGATGCCATCAATTCAGGATTTATGTGGGATTCTGGCCAGAAAGAGTCTGTCATCTGCATCTGATATACAGTGGCTGTCTGGGTCACTGAAACCACAGGGACAATATCTGGCTTTCCAGAATTCAGGACAGTGAATAACCTCTGTTTTAAATCCATGATCAATTCTGAATATGGTGCTGGTTAATAAAACAGTTTACGGTAAGATCTGTTATATTGTTCAGGTCGGTGGAAAAACTTTATGGAACAAAGATATAAATGATATCCAGTCAAACTTTGTACCATGAGCAGCATAATCTATGATGATATTGGAAGTTATCCTCTTCCTGAAGGAGTTAGCAGAGACTGGCTACAGGTCCAATTTGAAAATGATCCGGATAATGAAAAGCTAAAATCTGTTGTCAGTGATGTTTTCAGGCAGAAGATTGATGCCGGAGTGGAGGTACCCACATATCCTCAGCTAAGGGATATGAATAATCAATTCCTCTCAATTATCAAAGATCCCGGATGCTGTGATGAACCGTTCAGGGTGCGTGAGGAGGCAGCGGTTATAGCTGAACTGGAAATGATAGAACAGGCAGCTTTACTTTATTATCAGCAGACAGGAGAAAGACCTGATATCCGTATCTGTGTTACTGGACCTGTTGAACTGTATCTTCAGGAATTTGGAAGCAGTGAGTATACCGATATTCTAAACCAGCTGGCTGAAAGTGTTAACCTTTTTGTAAAGAATGCTGTACGATCCGCAAGGAACTTCAGGGTGAGAACTGTTTCAATTGATGAGCCGAGCATAGGAATAAATTCCCAGATCATGTTTGATAATCCACATATAATCGATGCACTGACAGCTTCAGGAGATTATGCAAGCAGAAACAATATTGATGTGGAGATTCACCTGCACTCTCCCCTGCACTATGAACTTGCCTGCCAGGCAGAAAGCATAAATGTGATAGGCATCGAATCTGCTGCAAGTCCGTCTTATTTCGAACTGATCGACAAAAACATTCTTGAGAAATGGGATTCCTTTTTGAGGGTTGGTATTGCAAGAACAGATATTTCCAATCTGGGTGCGATCCTTAATGAAAAGCACAGTATGAATGTATGGAAGAACCCTTCAATGCTGCAGGAGATTGTGACTGGTATGGAAACTCCGTCTGTTATTGCAAAGAGACTCGAGCGGGCATATTCTCTGTTTGATGAAAGAATAAAATATGCAGGTCCAGACTGTGGACTTGGTTCATGGCCCTCGCAGGAAATTGCATTTAATCTTCTCTCAAATGTAGCAAAAGGTATTACGGAATTTAGAAAAACAATGAAATGAGGATAGCTGAAATAATTTTCTGAGTATGTGCAGTTATGAATGTATCTTTGCATTTCAGAGCATAAAGCCCTCTATTGCCTGCATTGATCTTTCCATTATCACGGGTGTTATATTGACCTCGATATATGCTGCGATCAGCAGTAATATGATTGAAATCAGCAAAAATTGCCAGAGATATCTGGAACTCAAATATTCTCTGGTAACAGAATTTATCTTTTCAACATCATTTTTCAATTCATCTACATTATCACCAGTAAACAGTTCATTATCAGTGATCATTCCTGACTGTATTCTGGCAAATCTGTATCCAAGTGCTGCAGAGACCAGGATAACTGGAATTTCAATGATCCCATGGGGTAACACAGAGACTGTAAAATAAACCCATGAATAGAGTATACCAATAATTATTCCCGGATTCCCCATTAATTGGTATGCGATCAGTGCACTGTTGAAATTAACAAAAGCAAGCAGTATTCCAATAAGAATGCCATTCACCATTATGATCAGTACAGGTACAGTATAGGGCATGATCCAGGAAAATGTACGGTATTCATTCTTTGTATATCCGCATAGATCCCATATGGATCCTTCATTTGTGGAAGGCACCTCTCTGTGAGTTTCAGATACTGATGTATTGAATCTGGATACAGTATAATGAATTAGCCTGTATACCGGCCAGAGAAGGCGTTCAATTCTGCTGGAGATATTGCTGTATGTTGAATGTTGCTTTCTGATTCCAAGTTCACCTATCATGAGACTGTGCATATACACAAATATACCTGTACCAGCGCAGGCTGTCAGAACAGCAACTGTATTGTGAATAAAGATTGACCACATGAGAGGTATGTATCCGGCAGTGACCTCAACTTTTGTCATGGCAGTTTCTGCAGTAGTGGCTATTGCGTGATTTACAGGTTCAGGCTGTGCAAATACCACCATAACCATATATATGAAGGTACTAAAAAAAAATGAAATAACTGCAAACCCCATGAACACTTTGACTGTCCATAGGAATTCCAGATAACCAATACTGAATCGGGACGTTTTTTTCATATACTGTGAATAGTTGTTTTTTTTCTATATCAATATTTACAGTTCACAGGAATTAAATCGATGGGTTAAAGTATCTCTATTCTGGATACAATAATTAGAAACTAACTTATCTGATGTATAACTTTGGAATTGCAACCTGAATGATAAATTGATATGAGGACACACATCATGAGAATACCTACCGGAATTGAGGGACTTGACGAACTGATTGAGGGTGGTTTGCTATCTGAAAGAGTCTATCTGGTAAGTGGTCCACCGGGTTGTGGCAAAACCACATTTGGTATGCAGTTTTTGATACAGGGTGCCTCGCAAGGAGAGGTTGGATTATATGTAACACTGCTGGAGAGTCCGCAGAACATAATTGATGATATCTCCAACTATGCTATAAACCTGCCTTCACTGATAAAATCAAGAAAGGTCCTTTTTGCTGATCTTGGACCAAGACTTGAATATGGGTATATGGATGAGATGCATGACATTATAACACCGGAATACGAGGTTGGTCATGCATCTCTTGAAACTGATGCACCCTCACCTGCAATGGTCTACAAGGAAATTTCAAACTATGTCAGGGAATATAATGTAAAAAGGCTTGTGATAGATTCACTGTCTGCCATACGTTTTACAACTAAGGATACCTCTCTGGAAGAAAAGGAAATGAGCAGGTTTATCCGACACCTGAAAAAACTGGGATGCACCACTGTCCTGATCTCAGAGATGACCGATCCACAGGCATATACAACTGAACAGTTTGCATCGCACGGAGTAATATTTTTACATAATTTCCTGTATGATAAAAGTATGATACGAGCCCTTCAGATAATTAAAATGCGAGGCACGATGCACGATTGCGATATGCGCCGTATGGACTTTACAGGCAGGGGTTTGAAAATTTTTGACCTGCTTAAATAAAAATTAGGGGGCCTGGAATGGTAAGGATTTTTCGCAAAAAAAATGAAAGAAAGTCCATAAGTGATGATGAAAAGGACAAGCTTGTAAAGAAAGCATATGAACTTGGATTTGAGGTTGGCTATCACAGACATTCAGAAATAGGATGGGTCAATCAAAGCCTTGTTACCCTTTATAATTTCAGCAGGGAATATGGCCTAGAGGAGATTGTAAGGGACAGTTATCACCAGGGCAAAAAAAAAGGCTCTGTTAGCAGGGACAAGGATTTGAAGAAGGATCTTTCTCCTACCAGAGTTTCACAATATGAAAACATTCATGTAAGTGCTGTCCTGAACCCTTCTGGAATCAGTTCAGGATACAGCAAACAGTATAAGGCTGTTCATTCACACTCTCCTGTAAACAGGCCGACCATGATGGATCTTCCTGAAAACACATCGATTGCTGGAATGATCCAGAGACCATCACAGATAAAGGGTTTTCTTCCATTAATCCATGAAGAAGAGATTACAGAATCTCATTAAGGGAATCCGTAACCTGAAAATCTCTGCTTTTCATCCAGGTTGACAATTATGAATCTGTCCTGAGTGCTGTATGCAATCTCTTTTTCACCTGCAAGGTGGAGAGTGCATTCACTTCCAGGATCTGCACTGTCAACTTCTGTATCATTGATCTCAATTCTTTCAACTCTTACAGGAGATGATTGGATCCCACTGAACAGATGTAATACATCGAAAAGATTGATTTTCTTTGAAAAACGAGAGATACGGCATTTCAGATTGAATCCAGTATCAACGAGTTCTTTTTCTGATATTATGTATCCTCGCTCAATTTCCTTGGATTGAATATTTTTTAGAGCAAGTCCTACCCTATCTCCTGTAAAAGCCTGCTTTTTGTCCTCGTCATGTATCTGGATGGAACGTATTTCAATTTCTTTGCTGGTCGGAAATACACTGAGTTTATCTTTAATATTGATCGAGCCCTGCTTTACAACTCCCAGAGCAACACATCCTATTCCTGTAACATTGAATACCTGGTCAATGACCACCCTGGGGCTTTGGGAATCCAGTTCTCTGTGCTCGGAATCAACTTTTTTACCAATAG
Above is a genomic segment from Methanosalsum zhilinae DSM 4017 containing:
- the twy1 gene encoding 4-demethylwyosine synthase TYW1, whose amino-acid sequence is MEQKMNYKEQIFNIPDFETLLKKQGYRSAGNHSAVKTCLWLGRSVKGEGSCYKSKFYGINSHQCMQMTPTMMCNQKCLHCWRPVEVDVRPPEKWDSPVEIVGSAIKSHKKLISGFGDSGKRELWMQANQPKHAAISLAGEPTLYPYLPELVDEFSRNGITTFVVTNGTNPEMVERINPTQLYMSLDAPDRETYNSVCSPRSSDYWENIKMSLEILGRKTERTAVRVTLIKGVNMFDPAGYARLLEMADPDFVELKAYMHLGFSRRRLPRDAMPSHDEVFSFAHKVANEMGYEIIDDVETSRVVLLSKSEQESYLF
- the prf1 gene encoding peptide chain release factor aRF-1; the protein is MSEQSAHKKYEFKRKLEQLKSKKGRGTELVSLYIPPDKQISDVVSQLKVEHGQASNIKSKVTRSNVQGALDSLLSRLKYLEEVPENGIIYFTGAVDVGANKTSMETTIIEPPQPIITYRYHCDSRFYLEPLESMLKETKTYGLLVLDRREATIGLLVGKRIESYRHLTSTVPGKQRKGGQSAQRFQQLRLIAIHDFYKKVGEAANEVFMSVDMNDLAGVLIGGPSPTKEEFDSGEYLHHELEKKKVGLFDVAYTDESGLSELVNAASERLYDIDLMEEKRAMERFFTELISESEKAAYGEENVRKNLEIGSVEVLLISEDLRAEKTVIGCSSCGYEKKYTMQLRAGEMTSQSSDSIGNCPECGSPLEIKEKVDIVDELSDLADQMGTEVKFISTEFEEGSQLMNAFGGLAAILRFSTGI
- the argS gene encoding arginine--tRNA ligase; this translates as MFLEFRTEVKSVIEKSLDKCGFRAENLDLSPSQHADISSRVAFRLASAERKNPKEIAEKIVEMCEIPENSYIDRIISTGPYINIFAKHRYLEDTLVRIRQDQGRFGGGFCQGRIILEHTSANPNGPLHVGHIRNSVIGDTLYRILKHAGYDVETHYYVNDMGRQIAIVSWALANFDLDGSKKSDHAIADVYIRANAELEKDPDKKIEIDRLMQLVESGDVDTINRFDRAVDHAIEGIRETLSVMNIYHDQYVRESDFVRSGAVSDIIEQLKLQGRTKLNDGALVVDLEDHGFEKNLVIQRSDGTSLYTTRDLAYHEWKARQADRVIDVLGADHKLISSQLKTVLSIIGKPEPEIIIFEFVSLPEGSMSTRRGKFITADDLLEQVERQAFSEVDRRRPEMGEGFKKEVSRMVGMAAVRYDIVKVSPEKSTVFDWKQALDFEKQGGPYIQYSHARACSILRKAEEEGIWNAGNAFDGSVLVEDTEIELIRKMAGLDHAVETASQELKPNIIAIYARELADAFNQFYRFVPVLSSEDEQLCKSRLALVDCSRIVLSEILDILGLEAPDSM
- a CDS encoding Hsp20/alpha crystallin family protein — encoded protein: MVDKRRRSFDDKENNFGGEHIENIEQLINYITSMFENNSSRPPDKPLVYGFTIIQNPGKKPEILGFKGPVPDISKIFNNQQILVGQKEPFVDILEAEDTLYLIADMGTDEENIEYYISDDSVEIASFAHGMRYAKTVELPVKVDPSSARSTCKNGVLEIALDIMAR
- a CDS encoding glycerate kinase type-2 family protein, producing the protein MDSDSEALKSDATQIITEAIKSVEPGRSVTRAIERTGEILSIEGKRYDLDSFNNIYVIAFGKAAVSMAEAIEKILGDRISEGIAITKYGYGSNLNFIPVFEAGHPVPDQNGLSAARKVRSMLDKVGEKDLVIYLISGGGSALLTLPHERISLEDMMITTETILRAGATIGELNAIRKHLSAIKGGGLARMSYPAQSISLILSDVVGDTLDVIASGPTAPDTSTFSQCKEIIERYNIQLPLAVQKFIEEGADGLIRETPKPEDAIFKRCHNYIIANNRLAISRAVDVAVDLGYNSIVLTSTITGEAREVARVFAAIAREEQHSRPVTLPACIIAGGETTVTVSGNGKGGRCQEFALSFSMECAGMNNVMMLCAGTDGTDGPTDAAGAFADGQTIGKGEKLGLNAGKYLAENNSYHYFKQTGNLLITGPTGTNVMDIYLLLIK